In one Corallococcus silvisoli genomic region, the following are encoded:
- a CDS encoding tetratricopeptide repeat protein, giving the protein MTGPFSGLITAALLAAAAPGASGRVGPNPNPIVSKAKEREELIAKLKRDIFKVDRAIGETEKLISKSRNAPYLPDLQFRLAELYVEKSRYVYYLQAESRPEGASGAIVSPETRLMKQKAVQMYYRLLREYPDFKDGDQVTFYLAHEQRELGQFDEMLKTLGDLTRKFPNSPLRLEAEQILGDHFFDKADLVEAEKHYQAILELPPSPVHDLARYKMGWIRVNQAKHGEAVTFFEAAAASAPLPGVDVKKALNVKREALLDLVYSYTEAKPAKGALNYFEKLSDSRATYALALDKLGNRYFIKQQYEWAIPALRKLMQVQPDPELDLERGQKLYDSLKAAKGKVMPEPEDIRFLVRAAVESKTDPELAETERKKQLAELEEMARDLSTQVHLAAQKADSRELYVKAADAYREYLGLFRPEQYVRPIMKNRADALFAAKEFPEAARQFEELARYEDKAKDPKAVDTAMYGALLAHFSTLKPEEALKRNAFEVADARQALKLLGATYVSRYPQSPHVLDVKFNIARAYYEDGDYPKAAELFTAFALAHPQYKDAPVAGNLALDSLRQVNDFKKLDETGRKFLASALPSGFRGEVQKILTQSKAEALDELALQSAQETGDVIEGLMKVADENKNSDIGEKALYGAFTAAREKRDLPRERELATKLVQSYPKSQYVSDVLLTVGRHAAEAAAFNEAAGWFEQVGQKLGGDLAAVDGWMAGARLRLALGEYKEASRNLETAAETAGARKGEVLALLAETRLKQKDYARAKTTAESALRLDKNNVAAAAVVAEVQATTAPTASPDALIATLTTAVQGPNGQTEEAAKGLWYLGEILYRGYKDLPADKVEEKVAALQAMEGVYTQAASLGYPEWAVASLWKIALAYGHIADVVDQTPVPGGLSAAETKQFQEAVRQQVGPLKARSEEAFKACLSRAESLEVFNEAVVGCRNRTDVAALPVPQPAAPTQPAALEDLRKKAEKVLSAEALEALGMGYLDAHQYGMAQLTFGRVTELQDTRASAHAALGWAMLNMGDAMGARAAYAKALEADPTYDKARLNLAALRCRFGDTDGARRELAVLKDMGTLNGPDVDAGWKACK; this is encoded by the coding sequence ATGACCGGCCCGTTCTCCGGCCTCATCACCGCCGCGCTGCTCGCGGCCGCGGCCCCTGGCGCCAGCGGCCGCGTGGGCCCCAACCCCAACCCCATCGTGTCCAAGGCGAAGGAGCGCGAGGAGCTCATCGCCAAGCTCAAGCGCGACATCTTCAAGGTGGACCGCGCCATCGGCGAAACGGAGAAGCTCATCTCCAAGAGCCGCAACGCGCCCTACCTGCCGGACCTCCAGTTCCGGCTGGCGGAGCTCTACGTCGAGAAGAGCCGCTACGTGTACTACCTCCAGGCGGAGTCCCGCCCGGAGGGCGCGTCCGGCGCCATCGTCTCCCCGGAGACGCGCCTGATGAAGCAGAAGGCGGTGCAGATGTACTACCGCCTGCTGCGCGAGTACCCGGACTTCAAGGACGGCGACCAGGTGACGTTCTACCTGGCGCACGAGCAGCGCGAGCTGGGCCAGTTCGACGAGATGCTCAAGACGCTGGGGGACCTGACGCGCAAGTTCCCCAACAGCCCGCTGCGGCTGGAAGCCGAGCAGATCCTGGGCGACCACTTCTTCGACAAGGCGGACCTCGTCGAGGCGGAGAAGCACTACCAGGCCATCCTGGAGCTGCCGCCGTCGCCGGTGCACGACCTGGCCCGCTACAAGATGGGCTGGATCCGCGTGAACCAGGCCAAGCACGGGGAGGCCGTCACCTTCTTCGAGGCGGCGGCCGCCAGCGCGCCCCTGCCCGGCGTGGACGTGAAGAAGGCGCTCAACGTGAAGCGCGAGGCGCTGCTGGACCTGGTCTACAGCTACACGGAGGCCAAGCCCGCCAAGGGCGCGCTCAACTACTTCGAGAAGCTCAGCGACAGCCGCGCCACGTACGCGCTCGCGCTGGACAAGCTGGGCAACCGCTACTTCATCAAGCAGCAGTACGAGTGGGCCATCCCCGCGCTGCGCAAGCTGATGCAGGTGCAGCCGGATCCGGAGCTGGACCTGGAGCGCGGCCAGAAGCTGTATGACTCGCTCAAGGCCGCCAAGGGCAAGGTGATGCCGGAGCCGGAGGACATCCGCTTCCTCGTCCGCGCCGCGGTGGAGAGCAAGACGGATCCGGAGCTGGCGGAGACGGAGCGCAAGAAGCAGCTCGCGGAGCTGGAGGAGATGGCGCGCGACCTGTCCACGCAGGTGCACCTGGCGGCGCAGAAGGCGGACTCGCGCGAGCTGTACGTGAAGGCCGCGGACGCCTACCGCGAGTACCTGGGGCTGTTCCGGCCGGAGCAGTACGTGCGGCCCATCATGAAGAACCGCGCGGACGCGCTCTTCGCGGCCAAGGAGTTCCCGGAGGCCGCGCGCCAGTTCGAGGAGCTGGCCCGCTACGAGGACAAGGCCAAGGACCCCAAGGCCGTGGACACGGCGATGTACGGCGCGCTCCTGGCCCACTTCTCCACGCTCAAGCCGGAGGAGGCCCTGAAGCGCAACGCCTTCGAGGTCGCCGACGCGCGGCAGGCGCTGAAGCTGCTGGGCGCGACGTACGTGTCGCGCTACCCGCAGAGCCCGCATGTGCTGGACGTGAAGTTCAACATCGCGCGCGCCTACTACGAGGACGGCGACTACCCGAAGGCGGCGGAGCTGTTCACCGCGTTCGCGCTGGCGCACCCCCAGTACAAGGACGCGCCGGTGGCGGGCAACCTGGCCCTGGACAGCCTCCGGCAGGTGAACGACTTCAAGAAGCTGGATGAGACGGGCCGCAAGTTCCTGGCGTCCGCGCTGCCGTCCGGCTTCCGCGGCGAGGTGCAGAAGATCCTCACGCAGAGCAAGGCGGAGGCGCTGGACGAGCTGGCCCTGCAGAGCGCGCAGGAGACGGGCGACGTCATCGAAGGCCTGATGAAGGTCGCGGACGAGAACAAGAACTCCGACATCGGCGAAAAGGCGCTCTACGGCGCGTTCACCGCCGCGCGCGAGAAGCGCGACCTGCCGCGCGAGCGCGAGCTGGCCACGAAGCTGGTGCAGTCCTACCCGAAGAGCCAGTACGTGTCGGACGTGCTCCTGACGGTGGGCCGGCACGCGGCGGAGGCGGCGGCCTTCAACGAGGCGGCCGGCTGGTTCGAACAGGTGGGCCAGAAGCTGGGCGGCGACCTGGCGGCGGTGGACGGCTGGATGGCCGGCGCGCGGCTGCGGCTGGCGCTGGGTGAGTACAAGGAAGCGTCCCGCAACCTGGAGACGGCGGCGGAGACCGCGGGCGCGCGCAAGGGCGAGGTGCTCGCGCTGCTCGCCGAGACGCGCCTGAAGCAGAAGGACTACGCGCGGGCGAAGACGACCGCGGAGTCCGCGCTGCGGCTGGACAAGAACAACGTGGCGGCCGCCGCGGTGGTCGCGGAGGTGCAGGCGACGACGGCGCCCACCGCCAGCCCGGACGCGCTCATCGCCACCCTCACCACGGCGGTGCAGGGCCCCAACGGCCAGACGGAGGAGGCCGCCAAGGGCCTGTGGTACCTGGGGGAGATCCTCTACCGCGGCTACAAGGACCTGCCCGCCGACAAGGTGGAGGAGAAGGTCGCGGCGCTCCAGGCGATGGAGGGCGTGTACACGCAGGCCGCGTCGCTCGGGTATCCGGAGTGGGCGGTGGCGTCGCTGTGGAAGATCGCGCTCGCGTACGGCCACATCGCGGACGTGGTGGACCAGACGCCGGTGCCCGGCGGGCTGTCCGCCGCGGAGACCAAGCAGTTCCAGGAGGCGGTGAGGCAGCAGGTGGGCCCGCTCAAGGCCCGCTCGGAGGAGGCCTTCAAGGCGTGTCTGTCTCGCGCGGAGTCGCTGGAGGTCTTCAACGAGGCGGTGGTGGGCTGCCGCAACCGCACGGACGTGGCCGCGCTGCCGGTGCCGCAGCCCGCGGCGCCCACGCAGCCCGCGGCGCTGGAGGACCTGCGCAAGAAGGCGGAGAAGGTGCTGAGCGCCGAAGCGCTGGAGGCCCTGGGCATGGGCTACCTGGACGCGCACCAGTACGGCATGGCGCAGCTGACGTTCGGCCGGGTGACGGAGCTGCAGGACACGCGCGCCTCCGCGCACGCGGCGCTCGGCTGGGCCATGCTCAACATGGGTGACGCGATGGGTGCCCGGGCCGCGTACGCCAAGGCGCTGGAAGCGGACCCCACCTACGACAAGGCCCGCCTCAACCTGGCCGCGCTGCGCTGCCGCTTCGGCGACACGGACGGGGCCCGGCGGGAGCTGGCCGTGCTCAAGGACATGGGCACGCTCAATGGCCCGGACGTGGACGCGGGCTGGAAGGCATGCAAGTGA
- a CDS encoding outer membrane beta-barrel domain-containing protein has product MRFLLLSLFCLVPGLARAQAEELENPGTVSAVQDRLYRMHHELSLGVGVLPADAFYKGLIGTVGYTYHFSDTFAWQVGRGTYSYNVQTSLRRQLERDFEASPTATAFEDQVQWMVGSDLVWSPLYGKTSFVNSNVIHFEVSLLAGGTVVKIHRSDGFRPAVNLGLGVRVFSSRNVSFRLDVTNNTVFAGTSRIINVPTVQIGTAFNFGATE; this is encoded by the coding sequence GTGCGATTCCTCCTGCTCTCCCTCTTCTGCCTGGTGCCCGGCCTCGCGCGCGCCCAGGCCGAGGAACTCGAGAACCCCGGCACCGTCTCCGCGGTGCAGGACCGGCTGTACCGCATGCACCACGAGCTGTCGCTCGGCGTGGGCGTGCTGCCCGCGGACGCCTTCTACAAGGGCCTCATCGGCACGGTCGGCTACACGTACCACTTCAGCGACACCTTCGCGTGGCAGGTGGGTCGCGGCACGTACAGCTACAACGTGCAGACCAGCCTGCGCCGCCAGCTGGAGCGCGACTTCGAGGCGTCCCCCACCGCCACCGCATTCGAGGACCAGGTGCAGTGGATGGTGGGCAGCGACCTCGTGTGGAGCCCGCTGTACGGCAAGACGTCCTTCGTCAACTCGAACGTCATCCACTTCGAGGTCTCCCTGCTGGCCGGCGGCACGGTGGTGAAGATCCACCGCAGCGACGGCTTCCGCCCCGCCGTCAACCTGGGCCTCGGCGTGCGCGTGTTCTCCAGCCGCAACGTGTCCTTCCGCCTGGACGTGACGAACAACACCGTCTTCGCGGGCACGTCGCGCATCATCAACGTGCCCACCGTCCAGATTGGAACGGCCTTCAACTTCGGCGCCACCGAATGA
- a CDS encoding AgmX/PglI C-terminal domain-containing protein, which translates to MSGQPSVLQVVILRDGLLVGTEVFVPGTYALGSDASSDLRLDDASVSPRHALLYFQNGRTAIQDAGGGTSGVFVNGHQVTACEIRSVDEVLCGPFVLKTRILNQRPVETKPQPPPEVAALFGGAGVPPAAPHPANGAPPHAFAPQQAAHPQQAAHATHVQHPSAQQQAALAQQQAQQAAYAQQQAALAQQQAQQAAYAQQQAQQAAYAQQQAQQAAYAQQQAQQAAYAQQQAQQAALAQQQAAQAQQAAFAQQQAQQAAQAQQAARAQQAAHAQQPAHPQHAAHPQHAPAQSALPQAAHAQHAAAHPQQAPHAQPASAKRAPAPAVPAGTVPSTRRRPPSEAMPSLLVADDLLAGVDTDAAPAAGPLVLDKAPATRPTHAPKIGPGKGAAQLYLELYWGAVRRDARRFAPDAKKPVKAALEEQAPMPLWGFTLPEGDDFTLAESVNGNYRLFVPPGTDVEKGGSDGRFAPVTSAALESDGSRRFVTLRDGTAARLTQGKMSLVAYAAPAPERVFVNPLKGLPWLTLFFLAIFGGGLGWFIATRPQGPATADFTQKNLPPVALRLIAPEPKKKEEAKKKLEALKKKEPVKEKPVVAEKAPPKPVKEVQVPKAVAAAPESKALKALAKLSAAGPAANDLLAAVDKMGSGPGSKNVKQTNYKLSGLIGKAPIANAGLGTFGLGGGGKGGGATLGAELLRGKGGGGIGALGAGGVGKGAVGGTVTRATARSISSTQGTVDREAVAKVINSHLNDVHACYERALLKDPGLAGKVVLEWAIGLNGQVASAKTKSSTLRNASVEACILSSLKGWQFPAPKGGLVIITYPFLFNSVGY; encoded by the coding sequence TTGAGCGGCCAGCCCAGCGTCCTGCAAGTCGTCATCCTCCGCGACGGCCTCCTGGTGGGGACGGAGGTCTTCGTCCCTGGCACCTACGCGCTCGGCTCCGATGCGTCGTCGGACCTGCGGCTGGACGATGCCTCCGTGTCGCCGCGCCACGCGCTGCTCTACTTCCAGAACGGTCGCACCGCGATCCAGGACGCGGGCGGTGGCACCAGTGGCGTCTTCGTCAACGGGCACCAGGTCACCGCGTGTGAGATCCGCTCCGTGGACGAGGTGCTGTGCGGTCCTTTCGTCCTGAAGACGCGGATCCTCAACCAGCGGCCCGTGGAGACCAAGCCGCAGCCGCCCCCCGAAGTCGCCGCGCTCTTCGGAGGCGCTGGCGTGCCTCCCGCTGCGCCACATCCCGCGAACGGAGCACCGCCCCACGCGTTCGCGCCCCAGCAGGCCGCGCACCCGCAGCAGGCGGCCCACGCGACACACGTGCAGCACCCTTCCGCGCAGCAGCAGGCCGCGCTCGCTCAGCAACAGGCACAGCAGGCCGCCTACGCGCAGCAGCAGGCCGCGCTCGCTCAGCAGCAGGCACAGCAAGCCGCCTACGCTCAGCAGCAGGCACAGCAGGCCGCCTACGCTCAGCAGCAGGCACAGCAGGCCGCGTACGCTCAGCAGCAGGCGCAGCAAGCCGCCTACGCTCAACAGCAGGCACAGCAGGCCGCACTCGCGCAGCAACAGGCCGCGCAGGCACAGCAGGCCGCGTTCGCGCAGCAGCAGGCACAGCAAGCCGCGCAGGCACAGCAGGCCGCACGTGCGCAGCAGGCCGCTCACGCGCAGCAGCCGGCACACCCGCAGCACGCGGCGCACCCTCAGCACGCCCCCGCGCAGTCAGCGCTCCCCCAGGCCGCGCACGCGCAGCACGCGGCGGCGCACCCGCAGCAGGCGCCTCACGCTCAGCCCGCGTCCGCGAAGCGCGCACCTGCTCCCGCGGTCCCCGCGGGCACCGTTCCCTCCACCCGCCGGCGGCCTCCTTCCGAGGCCATGCCCAGCCTGCTCGTCGCGGACGACCTGCTCGCGGGCGTGGACACCGATGCCGCTCCCGCCGCGGGCCCCCTCGTGCTCGACAAGGCCCCGGCCACGCGCCCCACGCACGCGCCGAAGATCGGCCCGGGCAAGGGCGCCGCGCAGCTCTACCTGGAGCTGTACTGGGGCGCCGTGCGCCGCGACGCGCGCCGCTTCGCGCCGGACGCGAAGAAGCCCGTCAAGGCCGCCCTCGAGGAGCAGGCCCCCATGCCCCTCTGGGGCTTCACCCTCCCCGAGGGTGATGACTTCACGCTCGCCGAATCCGTCAACGGCAACTACCGCCTCTTCGTGCCCCCCGGCACCGACGTGGAGAAGGGCGGCAGCGACGGCCGCTTCGCCCCCGTCACCAGCGCCGCCCTCGAGTCCGACGGCAGCCGCCGCTTCGTCACCCTGCGCGACGGCACCGCGGCCCGCCTCACCCAGGGCAAGATGTCGCTCGTCGCCTACGCGGCGCCCGCCCCCGAGCGCGTCTTCGTCAACCCGCTCAAGGGCCTGCCCTGGCTGACCCTCTTCTTCCTCGCCATCTTCGGCGGCGGCCTGGGCTGGTTCATCGCCACGCGGCCCCAGGGCCCCGCGACCGCGGACTTCACCCAGAAGAACCTGCCGCCCGTCGCGCTGCGCCTCATCGCCCCTGAACCCAAGAAGAAGGAAGAGGCGAAGAAGAAGCTCGAGGCCCTCAAGAAGAAGGAGCCCGTCAAGGAGAAGCCCGTCGTCGCGGAGAAGGCGCCGCCCAAGCCCGTCAAGGAGGTCCAGGTCCCCAAGGCCGTGGCCGCCGCGCCGGAGAGCAAGGCCCTCAAGGCGCTCGCGAAGCTGTCCGCCGCGGGCCCCGCCGCCAACGACCTGCTCGCCGCCGTGGACAAGATGGGCAGCGGTCCGGGCAGCAAGAACGTCAAGCAGACCAACTACAAGCTCTCCGGCCTCATCGGCAAGGCGCCCATCGCCAACGCGGGCCTGGGCACCTTCGGCCTGGGCGGCGGCGGCAAGGGCGGCGGCGCCACGCTGGGCGCGGAGCTCTTGCGCGGCAAGGGCGGCGGCGGCATCGGCGCGCTGGGCGCGGGCGGCGTGGGCAAGGGCGCGGTGGGCGGCACCGTCACGCGCGCCACCGCGCGCAGCATCTCCTCCACCCAGGGCACCGTGGACCGTGAAGCCGTGGCCAAGGTCATCAACAGCCACCTCAACGACGTCCACGCCTGCTACGAGCGCGCGCTGCTCAAGGACCCCGGCCTCGCGGGCAAGGTGGTGCTCGAGTGGGCCATCGGGCTCAACGGCCAAGTCGCTTCCGCCAAGACCAAGTCGTCCACCCTCCGCAACGCCTCCGTCGAGGCGTGCATCCTCAGCAGCCTGAAGGGCTGGCAGTTCCCCGCCCCGAAGGGCGGCCTCGTCATCATCACGTACCCGTTCCTCTTCAACTCGGTCGGCTACTGA